Proteins found in one Cricetulus griseus strain 17A/GY chromosome X, alternate assembly CriGri-PICRH-1.0, whole genome shotgun sequence genomic segment:
- the LOC100765911 gene encoding LOW QUALITY PROTEIN: ras-related protein Rab-1A-like isoform X2 (The sequence of the model RefSeq protein was modified relative to this genomic sequence to represent the inferred CDS: inserted 1 base in 1 codon), with product MSSMNPEYDYLFNLLLIGXSGLGKSCLLLRFADDTYTGSYISTIGVDFKIRTIELDGKTIKLQIRDPAGQERFRTISSSYYRRARGIIVVHDVTDQESFNDVKQWLHANENVNKLLVGNKCDLTTKKVVDYTTAKEFADSLGIPFLETSAKNTTNVEQSFMTMAAGIKK from the exons ATGTCCAGCATGAATCCTGAATATGATTATTTATTCAACTTACTTTTGATTG AATCTGGGCTTGGAAAGTCTTGCCTCCTCCTTAGGTTTGCAGATGACACATACACAGGAAGCTACATCAGCACGATTGGTGTGGATTTCAAGATCCGAACTATAGAATTAGACGGGAAGACAATCAAGCTTCAGATACGGGACCCAGCAGGCCAGGAAAGATTTCGAACAATCAGCTCCAGTTACTACAGAAGAGCCCGTGGCATCATAGTAGTGCATGATGTGACAGATCAGGAGTCCTTCAATGATGTTAAACAGTGGCTGCATGCCAATGAAAATGTCAACAAGTTGTTGGTAGGGAACAAATGTGACCTGACCACAAAGAAAGTAGTAGACTACACAACAGCGAAGGAATTTGCAGATTCCCTTGGAATTCCATTTTTGGAAACCAGTGCTAAGAATACAACGAATGTAGAACAGTCTTTCATGACGATGGCAGCAGGGATTAAAAAGTGA